Proteins from a genomic interval of Medicago truncatula cultivar Jemalong A17 chromosome 3, MtrunA17r5.0-ANR, whole genome shotgun sequence:
- the LOC11423246 gene encoding glutaredoxin-C10 yields the protein MSNSNSPSSSSLSMDIDESTETRINRLISEHPVIIFTRSSSCCMCHVMRNLLFTIGVHPTVIQLDDNEIPAVPTTSDHSLTPAAFIGGICIGGLESLVALHVTGHLVPKLVQVGALWN from the coding sequence ATGTCCAACTCCAACtcaccctcttcatcttctctatCCATGGACATAGACGAATCCACAGAAACTCGAATCAACCGCCTCATATCAGAACACCCTGTCATCATCTTCACCCGATCCTCCTCATGCTGCATGTGCCATGTCATGAGGAATCTCCTCTTCACCATCGGCGTTCATCCCACCGTTATCCAATTGGATGACAACGAGATCCCCGCCGTCCCCACCACCTCCGATCACTCTCTCACTCCCGCTGCTTTCATCGGCGGTATCTGCATCGGTGGCTTGGAGTCCCTTGTTGCTCTTCATGTCACCGGTCACCTCGTTCCCAAGCTTGTTCAAGTTGGTGCTCTTTGGAATTGA